TGAAATTATTATTGTGGTCTGATCTACTCCATCTTCATCGAAAAATGCCTGAAAAGTTggaccattgacgttattggtCAGGGATTTTAATTGTACTACATCGGTCAAATTAGGAAAAATTGTGTCAGTGATCTCTCTTCAGATTTTATAACAATATATTGGGTCTCATTCGGTCCACCCACTCGTGTTTCTTTCTTCATCAGCTCCAATGCAAAGTGCTCCCAAGAGTGAGGTGTTACTCCCTTGTGACGCCTCGGGGCTCGATGACATCACCTGGACCTTCAACCACAACCAGACCATCCTCAGAAGACAAGCAGGACAAGAAAAGGTGGTGGAAACAGAGTGGCAGCAGCATGTAAGAAACCTGTCTGAATCAGGCAGCCTCCTGCTGTATGTGACCTCATCAGCCCAGAGTGAAGGGACGTACAGGTGTACTCTCAGGTACGCAGACGGAGAAGACGTAACCTTCATTGAACTGAAGATACTAGAGGACCCTATTGCAGGTAGGCTCTTGGTGAAAATACAAAAGCAATCTGTGAGATGCTAAAACATACGTGGTGTAAAAAAGCAACATTGTGTTTTTACACTTGGCTGATGCTTGGGGGAGTAAGGCAAGGGTGTCCGTTGCCTTCTTTACTAAACCATGTTCACTGGGCCAGTAACTGATAAGCCATCTTCAAAAATGTGTATCGGCCACGTTTATTGTGAAGGAATTAGGATCTGTCTAgctttcattgttattattctcATCCTTATTATAGAAAGAATAATAAACATTTTCTCTTTCTGTTCCAGAGAGATCATCTAGCACACTTTGGATCGTCCCGACCGTAGTAATAGTCTTGCTACTAGTTTTCATTTTAATCCCCACCATCtattatataataaaaaaggtaaaaaaactagtttcaatttaatttattaCATGTTTAATACACATTTTATCCACTGTGAATTTGTTGAGAAAGTTGGTTATTTCTTGGTAATTTATCAATGATGTGGGACTTTATAGTTTTACAAATCTGATTGGCATGAAGCTATTACTAATATAACTCTGTTTTTACTCTTAGATCAAAGAAATTCAACACTCTCCTCCGGAAGTCGTTCCCCTGTCTGGGGCAGAGGGTTAAACCTCCTGACTGTATGACCCGTCAGACACAGCGGGGTCAGACTGGGTCGTAGGGGCCAGGATTCAACGTTCACACGTCATTTAGGGGAGCGTTGTTAGAGGGGCTGACCAGCTTCAGGGAAGAGGACAGTTGACAGACTGACGATTGGATGGCAATCAGGGAGGCAACTTCAGCACTACAACTTCAGCACTACAGCAGGGACGTCCAATGGGCACCCTTCCAGGGGTGCAGACACGTGTATCTCTGGATGGATAGAGTTGAAGGACTTATCTTAACAACAGATATATTTCTACTTCGTCAAAAAGACATTGCTCACTATTTATTTTATGCATGACCTACGTGGTGTTAGTCTGCCCCGTTAATCGGATGGAAGAGCAACTTGAGCTGCATTTTGATGGTGTTAAAGTAAAGGTTGCTTCTATGATGATTTATTATGATCGTCCgctttatttgtattatacTGTAATAATTAGccacttttatatattttaggtAGCTATCTGTAAATGTTGTCTTACCATTTGTCTGTGTCTTCACTGCCTCACTGTGGATGGGTGTTGAAATGAGCTTCAGCTCAAACACACAATGCCTCTGGTGCTGCACAGATTGTAATGTTAAGTTAATGGTGACCACatcaaatgaaataaatacatgtatatTTGAATCCTCTATTGCTTGTCATTTCCAATCTCCCTGCTGTTTCGTATTATTTTTTCTCTGAGCAAAGATACTTTTTAGGGTTGTTTGCTTTATTCATTGTGGTTTTCAGTTATAGCATCTAATCATTTAACAATGCTAGAGTAAAAACACTTTAAAATCAGCACGTAGGTAGGCCTAACTATAGGGACGTGTTGAACAAGAAAATTTGATATTTGCATTCATtttaatgcatgcatattggtCAGGACAAAATCATGTATTTCAACAAAGAAAATCGAGAAAAAATAGAATCATTCCCTTTTTAAACTACTTTCGTGGCTATTCGAGTACATCTCTGAGTTTACGAGGCCCACCTGATTTCACCATGAAGTTCCTGACGGCGCAAAAGAGCTTTACCATAATAAGCAATGTAGATGCGCAATAGCTTTTTTATGGGAGGGTGGGAATTTCCGAACCAAGTCAATCCTAACCTCACCAAACTGGTTAGAATAAAGAGACATCCGAATTTAAAACAATTATGGTCATATATTTGGGTAATAACGGTACAGGGACATACAACGATCAAGCAAGAAACTACCAATAatccataaaaacaaacaaacaatgatcCGAGGCCTATCATAAAATGATCCGAGGCCTAAATGGGAATCCTCCCTGCGTCTCTCGAAAGGCTTCGCAAGGGCCAGCGCCCAAGAGGTGCACAAGCTGAAGGCCGACGCATTGACCATTGGATGACTTCTTACACACTTCGGTCAGGACCCTGAGAGCATCTGTGCCCCCCAATAAACTACAGTATGGGTTAACTAGATGGTAAACTATCGATGAACCTCCTCAGGATGTCATAATGGGGGTTGACGCCGTGCCTTATCGGATGGTCGCTTCTCGACGCTCCTCAGGGTCAAGAAAACAGGCCCATACCAACAGAAGGCACCTAGAGTCTAGCTCTGTTGGGTTTGGGCCTGTTGGGCGTCATGTGCCCTGTAGTGGAATTTTCCCACTACAGGGCACATGACGGGACTGCGTTTCTCCAAAGTGTGGAACCTCAGGGCACTCAACGTATGGTTACTTTATTGAAAAAGTTGACGCCACACACCGTAGTGTATAGGTTTCTGGGGAGCCGAACTGTTACACGGACGTGGACAAGAAATAGACAGCTTTTTTGAGTGCATCTGAGTTGAAACACTTCAAATATTACATGAGATATTATCTATcaatattataaaatattacAAACACATAGGCTGCGTTACAGCAGAGTAACGCTAGCTACTCAGCTGCTGCAGAGCGTTACTACTCTGTTAATATTAAAATGTCGCTGGGGTGTAGACGGTTAGTCAGTGGTAACAGTTACCAGTGACTAACCGTCTACACCCCAGCGACATTTTAATATTAACATAAGATGACATACCTATATGTTGGGCTTACCTTCCCTCCTCTTTTCTCCGTTCAAGAATCGTTGCCCCTGATGTCTTCAGGGaaatttaaaggtcccatgacatgccaccaggtgtgagtgtaatcacactcacacctggtggtattttcatgggacctttaaattgTGTAAAGCTTTGTGAACTCTGTTCAGCATCACCGGCACTTAGTCAGTCTCTGACTTGTTGTGATGCGTATGCGTATAAATCGGTTATCCCTTCCCCACCTCCAGTGCGCATAGTGAGTGCCATAGGCAAGGGCATTTGTTTCGTCAAGGCAGAAAATTAGGAAGGGTGCCCGacaattttatatttttatttataaattatttctgTTATTTCTTTCCTATAACGGCGACCAGCGGCCACCAGAAGGGGGCGTCCCCGAGACGAACGCCTATAAGGCCTATACCCAGCAATGCTATGTTCTAAAAAGGAAAAATCAAGATGactttaatgtatttatttatgtaactTAGGTCTATCCCACAAAGCATCACTAAAAAAAACGATGTTTGGACTCTTCTGTGGTTCAGAAGGGTTAATTAACCTTGTAGTCATACCAACCGCCATGAAGGAAAGGCACAGAGTTCAGAGGTCAAAGCTTCAAAAGAGCAGACAGTAGTTATAAATAATTATAGAATTATGTACAAACTTTGATGAAAAGTTGATAGACACTTTAAAAGGATCTCATATCTATGCTCCATtagttatatgtatatatagcttacatatacatatacacagctCCATTAAGATTAGTCGACCACAGTTGGGGTTAGATACAGGTGGTAATTGTTACATACAGGTGTATTGTGCAGAGAAACCTATTTATTCAGCTCAGTCTCTGGATATATCATTTACAGTACATTTGCTGTTATTTATTAAGATAGAAAAGAAATCCCATTCACCAATTTGATTTAGAAAAAGGTCCCACAGAAATATATTAGTAAGAAACCAAGCCACCACTAGAGAGGGATCACATGTTGTACCTTTACACCAGGTTTAAATATTCTAGTGCTACATCAGTAGTGCATAAAAACATTACAACTCCCGCAGTAGCCTATAAAACCCTTTCCTAAAACACAGATAGATGCCAACAAATGTTTGTCTTAGCAAGGAAGATAAACAAATATAACATGACAAAGAAACATGCCCAGATCATGTTTCCAATTTATGAGTAAAAATGTGCTAACTAATAAAGGGCCTCATTTAACAGTGGAATTTCAAATACAAGTTAGGAGCTAACTGCAGGGATTGAAttatgattccatctctgtggggggggggggggggggggagaagaccaGGCCGGCCTTGCGCTTGGTTgttagcaggggggggggggggggggggggggggggggggggggcgctgataAGCCACTTCAGGTCGAAGCAAGACACGGTGTctggttcgccctgtctgggcttattttcccgataatgaccggcgttccatTATCCTTTACTCAACGTCAATATTACTCTgtatgtggaagggaaaatagctttatttgtaattacaatattatgctgctgtattttcagagacccccacagatatttgagcttgctgctttcatgggagccagacctctctctatgggagctcagctcccactggctcccacctaactcgaaccctggctaACTGTACCTTCTACATTAACCAGTTGGATTTCACCTCCAAGTTAGCAGCTCTACTGTTTATATTTATGAGTTGAGTTTCAACTACAATTAAGCAGCTAACTCTACCGTTTAAATTTAAGATTTGAGTTTCACCTACAAGTTATCAGCTAACTGTACCGTTTCTATTAAACATTTGAGTTTCAACAACAAGTAAGCAGCTAACCACGGTTTGTAATTTAACGCTGTTTTAAGCAATTCATTTTAGAGGCATTAGTCAAATGCTCTGAAACAATAGGAAATATATAGGGTATCAGTGGCCGTTGCCGGTCATTAATGAGCACACCAAATCACTTCATTCTGGGCGAATGAAATGATTGGGCGGCATACcagtctgtctacctacctacccggcTGCCTTCGCACACTCTGCCTGTGGCCTCATTGCGATTGACCAACTCTACCATAAGGCTTGGCAGACCtactgctaaagctagcgagccaGTGATTTGGGGGTGTGGCCTGAAAGGATGATGGAATTATTTCAGTTGGAAACTCTAAATCGAGCCTACTCTAGTGGGTTTCTCCAACTTGCCTACCCGAACTCAACAATGGAGTTTCCCTGTACTGTAGTTTAACATTTAACCGTTGAGCTCCAACTAGAACGAAGCGGGCTGTGCCTTGGGCAGAGACATGGGGGACACTAACATGCCGAGAGAATAAACGTTGTACATGTCATCAACAACATTCCGATTGTCCTATGAAATAAGAGAGATTTTACACGATGCTCTGGTTTTACACGATGCTCTGTGCACACGTAAATACGTGTCAAGAGAGCACACGCAAAAACCTCAATCTATAAGGATGCTCTCTAAACCATGCACCCTGCACCGTAAATGCATATACATGTATGTACACGTCAACTGTTAACGCGAGACGTTCAGTTAGTCAACATGACATGTTGAGATAGTTGACATTACATGTTGGTTAACGTCAAATTTTGAGTATGGTAACATGGCATGCTGACCAGGTTAATTCAAGTTATTTAATTGGACAGGTTAAGTAAATTGATAACATGTTGAGTGAGTTAATTGGACATGTTGAGTTATTCAGAAACACGTTTTGTAAGCCCAGCTGGCGGTATATTACAATTCCCTTCAAAACAAACTCCACCTGTATGTAGCACTACGTTCAGCTGTCCAGGAGTCACTATGTCAGGCTTGCGTGATATCATATAATAATCCTGGACTAGTAGTTATCTTTGACTAGTGTAGTTAATAATCCCAGCCGACAGCTGGTCGAAACATGCTTGAAAATAAACACCACCACTTTGTATAACATGAAGCATCTGTTAAAGCTACATCctttatatacaaataaataaagagggCTCCCTATctgtatttaaatatataaataaacccaTAGACCCTTTTGTTTATAAATCGAATGCTAAGGTTGTAAAAAAACTCTTTTGAACTTTAGAATGGAGAGTTCAACtggttcatccatccatcattcagTGTTCATGCaggatgacctctgacccctacctggaTGGGTTAGACAGTCGATGAGCATTaagatgacctctgacccctacctggaTGGGTTAGCCAGTCGGAGAGCATTAAGATGACCCCTACCTGGATGGGTTAGCCAGTCGGAGAGCATTAAGATGACCTCTGCCCTCTACCTGGACAGGTAAGCAGGTTGCAGGGCATTAGGATGACCTCCGACATGTACCTGAATGGGTGAGCAGGTTTGAAGATGATAGAATGACCTGTGATGCATTTGCAGTCTGAGGCACATTGTGGGAAGAGGTCATCTCTCATCCGGAGCTGCATATTAACCACTGTTCAGGCGGGTCGGATCACTTTTTCAAATATAAATAGTACTCGTCTTTAATTATACATGGTCTATGTTATGGACTAACTAGAATGTTCCAGTCCGTTTCCTGATTGGTCAATGATGTGACCGGCTGATTCTCCAGGACCAATCACAAGAGCTCGTACTGTCGGAGGTGCATGCGCTGGATGATGTCTCGACAGTCCTGGAAGACTCTGCGGATGTTCTCCGTGTCCACGGCGCAGGTGAAGTGGGGATAGCAGTAGTGCTTCCCCTCTCCACTGGCTGTGCTGATTgtctgaaacacacaaacaagactgTCACCTGATTGGACAACTCAACATGGCTCTGTAACCTGATTGGACAACTCAACATGACTCTGTAACCTGATTGGACAACTCAACATGGCTCTGTCACCTGATAGGACAACTCAACATGGCTCTGTAACCTGGTCAAATCGACAGCATGTTGTGAAACAACTGACAAAAACAACTGAAGGTTTGGTagtttatcatttcattttctaATTGTATTCAATATTCAAAGTGTCTGATGAgtatgtattttgtgtgtgaaagtgtattgttatttgtgtgtgtgtaatagctTAGTATTATGTGTGTAGTTTTGTATGATAGTGTGTAATAGTGTGTAGTTTTGTGTAACAGCGTGCTATAGGGTTTTGTAGTGAGCTGCAGGGTGTAGCATTGTGTTGTACTTTGTATAACTGTCTAATAGTGTGCGTCACAGTGTGTAAATTACCAGAAACTGGTCTCTTATGAAGAATTTTGCTCTCGTCACCAACGGGTCCTCACCAGCATCTGgtaaagctacacacacacacacacacacacacacacacacacacacacacacacacacacacacacacacacacacacacacacacacacacacacacacacacacacacacacacacacacacactttagtaaTGACACAGCAGAAGATAGCGAGCCAGAGGGCGATAAAGACGGTGCGTTATGATTGAAGGCAGTGGATCTATATCCTGTGTAACCCTCTCTCAGCTGCTATACACGATTGTAAACCCTGCTTGAGGTTTCAAATTGATGCCCAGTCGATGAATTATCCATTCATGGTTGTTTAATGTGATCAAACCCAAATTTGATTTCTTGATCACACTCGAGGGCTGTGGGGCGCCATATGGgccaccactagagggcgctgtGGGGAGCCATATGGgccaccactagagggcgctgtGGGGAGCCATATGGgccaccactagagggcgctgtGGGGAGCCATACGGGCCACCGCTAGAGGGCGCTCTTGGGCGCCATACGTgccaccactagagggcgctctTGGGCGCCATACGGGCCACCACTAGAGGGGGGTGTGGGGTGACACACGGGCCACCACTAGAGGGGGCTGTGTGGCGCCATACGGGCCACTATTAGAGGGAGCTGTGGGTTGCCATACGTACACCCTACACCGTTTCTtagcatttgtttatttgtatcatGTCACTTACACATCATATGTATTGTTTCTGTTTTCGGTAATATGTCCAGAGACCAGGGATATAAATTAGCATTTTTGCTTAACTCAAGCATGTTTAATCTAGTATTTTTACTGATGTTTATTAACGTCCCTGTCCCTATGAATAAGCAAATGAATACAATTGATTATTGTGATTAGATATCAGAGGGAGGGCGAGTGTGAGCCTACTCTAGCTGTACTTTGAGCTGAGTTTTTTGCAATATAACTAAATATATATTCCATGATATAGTTCAAATAAAAGGCTTTCAAAAACAGACTTGACAGTAGTTAATACTTGctaatttaaatatttcaatTATAAACTCTAGACTACAGAGTATAACATCTTTCAACAAGCATCACCACCCAAATACGTTCTCACCCAGACACATGAACAGATAAGACTGGTTAACGTAAACAGACCAGCGCCTTCGCTGCACACCCCCAGCATTAACTAGTTCCTTACCATCCACGGGCTGGGTGTACTGGGCGTAGTCAGGGAAGTAGTCCTCTAGTTTGGACTTTCCCGCCAGGATCTTATCGGCCAGCATGTCCTGTTTGTTCAGGAACAGAATGACCGAGATCGTCTTCAGAAACCTGAGGATCCAAAACAGAAGAAACACGTGTTGgctagctgtcaatcaaaacgACACCCCTGTTAaatagctgtcaatcaaaattaTGAAGGTGACTGTACCGACTGTTTTATCGTAAGTCCCATATGAAGGTATCTTCCCTGACTGTTTCATATGACTGCAGTCACTTCATATAGGAGTTACTATAAAACAGTCAGTGGCACATGTACTGACTATTTTATAGTAATTCCTATATGAGGTCACTGTACTGACTGTTTTATGGTGACTTCTTTATGAATGTGACTATACTGACTGTTTCATATTAACTTCTAGATGAAGGTGACTATACTGACTGTTTCATATTAACTTCTACATGAAGGTGACTGTACTGACAGTTCTATAGTAGCCCCTACATAAGGGTGACTGTACTGACTGTTTTTATAGTAACTCCTATATGAAGTCACTGTACTGACTGTTTTATGGTAGGTCCTACATGAGTGTGACTGTACTGTCTGTTCTATAGTAACTTCTACATGAGGGTGACTGTACTGACTGTTCTATAGTAACTTCTACACGAGGGTGACTGTACTGACTGTTCTATAGTAGCCCCTACATAAGGGTGACTGTACTGACTGTTTTTATAGTAACTCCTATATGAAGTCACTGTACTGACTGTTTTATGGTAGGTCCTACATAAGGGTCACTGTACTGACTGTTCTATAGTAACCCCTTTATTAGGGCGACTGTACTGACTGTTTTATAGTAACCCCTTAATGAGGGCGACTGTACTGACTGACTAACGAGGTAATAGGTTGAATTGTACCGGTTTGTCCAGATGGATTTAAAAAGGTCCAGTGATTCTCGAAGCCGGTTGGTGGAGTTATCCTCTCTGATCACCATGTTGTAACTGCTGCTAGCTGCTACAAAGATGATGGCTGTCACATctgtagacagacaggaagtcagacacatacagacaggaaGTTGGATACAGACTGACGAGAAGTCAGACACATATAGAAAGACGTGTGGAGAACCGGTGAAGAATAAAGGTTTCTGTGTATTAAGTATTAGAGAAAAGCCTGCATAACCCCCAACCCTGTACTAAACTTAATCCATTTCTAACGCTAACCAATTTCTAACAACAGGTACTACCACTACTTTAGGCTAGGTTTGGTCTCTTGATCTGACCCTTCCACAGTGAACTcaaacactcatacacaaacTTAACTCTTTGGTTGACTAGCCTGCTCATCTagacggacagatagacagccagggagagagagaggtagatagaCATGTGACAGACAGGTCAACGGACAGGTTGACAGACACGttgacagacagatagaaagaccgAAAGACAGGTATACAGACCGGTTCTGTAGATAGACAGGTGTACAGATAAAAAGACAGATAAACAGGTTGGTAAACAGGTAAACAGACAGGTTAGGAGACACAttatagacaggcagacagacatgtagatagagagagagacatgtaacATTCTCACCGTTAAAGCACTGAATCCATTTCCTCCGTTCATCTCTTTGCCCTCCAACGTCAAACATACTGAGGGAGACAGATGGCGGCAGGGTTAGATACATGGGAGGGTTAGATAAAGATAGAGGgttagataaagagagaggcagggttAGATACATGGGAGGGTTAGATAAAGATAGAGGgttagataaagagagaggcagggttAGATACATGGGAGGGTTAGATAAAGATAGAGGGTTAGATACATGGGAGGGTTAGATTCATGGGAGGGTTAGATACATGGGAGGGTTAGATAAAGATAGAGGGTTAGATACATGGGAGGGTTAGATACATGGGAGAGTTAGATACATGGGAGGGTTAGATAAAGATAAAGGGTTAGATAAAGATAGAGGGTTAGATACATGGGAGGGTTAGATACATGGGAGGGTTAGATAAAGAAAGAGGGTTAGATAAggatagagggttagggttagataaaTATAAAGGCCCACAGGTGAATAACTAACTCACTGAAAGAGGTAGAATAACTAACTCACTTAAAGAGGTCGACTAACTAACTCGCTTAAAGAGGTAGACCAACTAACTCACTTAAAGAGGTAGACCAACTAACTCACTTAAAGAGGTAGACCAACTAACTCACTTAAAGAGGTAGACCAACTAACTCACTTAAAGAGGTAGACCAACTAACTCACTTAAAGAGGTAGACCAACTAACTCACTTAAAGAGGTAGACCAACTAACTCACTTAAAGAGGTAGACCAACTAACTCACTTAAAGAGGTAGACCAACTAACTCACTTAAAGAGGTAGACCAACTAACTCACTTAAAGAGGTAGACCAACTAACTCACTTAAAGAGGTAGACCAACTAACTCACTTAAAGAGGTAGACCAACTAACTCACTTAAAGAAGTAGACCAACTAACTCACTTAAAGAGGTAGACCAACTAACTCACTTAAAGAGGTAGACCAACTAACTCACTTAAAGAGGTAGACCAACTAACTCACTTAAAGAGGTAGACCAACTAACTCACTTAAAGAGGTAGACCAACTAACTCACTTAAAGAGGTAGACCAACTAACTCACTTAAAGAGGTAGACCAACTAACTCACTTAAAGAGGTAGACTAACTCACTGAAAGTTGACTTTATCCACT
This is a stretch of genomic DNA from Gadus macrocephalus chromosome 23, ASM3116895v1. It encodes these proteins:
- the LOC132452638 gene encoding guanine nucleotide-binding protein G(olf) subunit alpha-like isoform X1 codes for the protein MGCLGGGSQTEDQRLDEKNRREANKKIEKQLQKERQSYKATHRLLLLGAGESGKSTIVKQMRILHVDGFDDEEKKERGQDIRKNVKDAIVAIITAMGTLTPPIPVGNPANQPRIDYIKSIAPLSDFEYTEEFFENVDKLWVDEGVKVCFERSNEYQLIDCAQYFLEKLDHIRSVDYIPTDQDLLRCRVLTSGIIETRFQVDKVNFHMFDVGGQRDERRKWIQCFNDVTAIIFVAASSSYNMVIREDNSTNRLRESLDLFKSIWTNRFLKTISVILFLNKQDMLADKILAGKSKLEDYFPDYAQYTQPVDALPDAGEDPLVTRAKFFIRDQFLTISTASGEGKHYCYPHFTCAVDTENIRRVFQDCRDIIQRMHLRQYMSEVILMPCNLLTCPGRGQRSS